CGAACAGCCGCGGGGCGACTCGGCCTCCCCGGAGCAGCAGTACGACTCCTCCTCCACCCACCAGGCGCAGGGGGGGGATCTCACCCCCACGGAGGAGGATCTCACCGCGCAGGGGGAGGATCTCACCCCCACGGGGGAGGACCTCACCGCGCAGGGGGGGGATCTCACCCCCACGGGGGAGGATCTCACCGCGCAGGGGGGGGATCTCACCCCCACGGAGGAGGATCTCACCGCGCAGGGGGAGGATCTCACCCCCACGGAGGAGGATCTCACCGCGCAGGGGGAGGATCTCACCCCCACGGAGGAGGACCTCACCGCGCAGGGGGAGGATCTCACCCCCACGGGGGAGGATCTCACCACGCAGGGGGAGGATCTCACCGCGCAGGGGGGGGATCTCACCCCCACGGAGGAGGATCTCACCCTCATGGGTGGCGAAACCCAGTCCGTCCTGGCAGAGACCGGTAGTGGGACCCTGCTGGCGACCTCGGGCGTCAGCGCCGCACTCATCGCGGGGGGGATGATCCTGTACCGGCGAAGCCGAGCCGCGCACTGTAGGTGATCAGCCGGTGCCGACGCCCGAGTGCCCGGCACCCGTAGCAGTCCAGTCGTAGCAACCTCGATGGGTCTGCCATGTGTGAGGAGTCCACATGGCAGACCGTCAGTGACGTACCGGGGCCATCGCCCCGCTCCGTCCCCGCCCGCCGACGCCCGAATCGCGCTACTCCAGGGCTCCGTGGGCAGCCGGCGCCGTACCCCCGGTACGAGGTCGCAGCCGTGGAGGCCGCGTTGTGCGCGAAGCGCATGGCCGGGCCGAGGCCGGAGGCCGTTACCGGGCCGGCCATGGAGAGCCCGGGACGCGAGGACGCGAAGCCCCGCCCGACCGCCGACGCTCTGGCAGTTTGCTGGAGAACGGTCAGGGGCTGGTCCCAAGTCGTCGTCCTGAGACCCATCGCCGCGATCGCGTGCTCGGTCCCCCGGACTGGCCTCGCCCGCCCCGCTCACCGTCTCCGGTCACAGCCCGCCGCCCGTGGCTCCACGTCGGCGCCCTGGAGACCAGGGCGGGGGCGGGGCGCCGGGCGTTGTACCGCCTGCCGGCGTCCGTGCAGGCCGGTTCTTCGGCAGATCACTCCTCTGGCGGCACAACCTTCGCCGAAGCCGCGCGTTGACACAGCGTCGGGCATCCGCCCGGATGTTTGTGTCAACCCCAAGGAGAACCTCTCCATGTCGCTTATCGCGAAGGGCCTGGTCCTTACCTCCGTCGCCGCTGCGGCCGTTGCCGGCGCCGCTGGCATCGCCGCCGCGGACAGTGGCGCGAACGGCACCGCCAGCAACTCCCCGGGCGTCCTGTCGGGCAATACGATCCAGGTCCCTGTTCACGTGCCGGTCAACGTCTGCGGCAACACCGTCGATGTCATCGGTCTGCTGAACCCAGCGTTCGGCAACACCTGCGCCAACACCTGACGTCGCCGCGCACTCCATCGGCCGGCCGCCCCCCCCGCACGGGAGGGCGGCCGGTTCGCTTGTTCTGTGGCGCACGTGCGGTGCCCCGAATGGGCGGGAGGGGCGCCGGATCACCGGGCCGGCCCGAGCAAGCGCCTCACCAGGAACGATGGATGGGGCGGATCGTGACGCAGCGCTTCCGGTCGGTTGCAGATGATGGTGAGCGATTGAACGGTGGTCGCAAGATCCGAAGCACCACCGAAAGGAACCCTGCGTGGTCTGATCGCATGGCGCATCGCGTCCACCGCACTCTGCGCTGCCCTCCTCGCCGGCATAACCGGCCCGGCCGCCATGGCGGCGGACTCCGTAAGGGAGCGCAGCCATGCGGCATCCCATGCATCCGTCCCTGGTGTGGACA
This genomic interval from Streptomyces dengpaensis contains the following:
- a CDS encoding chaplin, producing the protein MRQTLSRGMVLAAAATSILSLYDIPALADSVADGATSDSPGVLSGNTVQAPIHVPVNACGNTINVLGLLNPAFGNSCASQVNSAAQVSQDIPRQAGSSDTGSSQTLLPTGVASTSPVARTPAPRLPSPAEQPRGDSASPEQQYDSSSTHQAQGGDLTPTEEDLTAQGEDLTPTGEDLTAQGGDLTPTGEDLTAQGGDLTPTEEDLTAQGEDLTPTEEDLTAQGEDLTPTEEDLTAQGEDLTPTGEDLTTQGEDLTAQGGDLTPTEEDLTLMGGETQSVLAETGSGTLLATSGVSAALIAGGMILYRRSRAAHCR
- a CDS encoding chaplin; the protein is MSLIAKGLVLTSVAAAAVAGAAGIAAADSGANGTASNSPGVLSGNTIQVPVHVPVNVCGNTVDVIGLLNPAFGNTCANT